The Benincasa hispida cultivar B227 chromosome 11, ASM972705v1, whole genome shotgun sequence genome has a segment encoding these proteins:
- the LOC120090933 gene encoding uncharacterized protein LOC120090933 isoform X3 yields MGSEDPVDDRTFKVDFTGEGMAKLRERIKLKMKEFMGDYTDDTLVEYVIVLLRNGRRKEEAQNELNVFLADDSHSFVSWLWDHLASSMDLYVEPPTKSSANEVPRPKSPVAEPDTINNSHNLESDSERGKSEKLSSRRRNREWRGIANDETRVVPRSEVSRVKHSSPEQVPSHRKRSRADDHQGTEREAAFQVSIAAPRRLLQFAMRDAVATTRPSSAAKEPHSKRLRSVVSTSNSDTTNCPRRLQSVAKVPNPMATVIKAVTEAAEDVVRVKSSSVFDRLGRQSRDMDLTESSGQLAEYGVTSVENDKYGDMNHTEDRPYSATYLERNNYSGKYALNEAMFEPETELASDSASENEDVNIQGHRIFEDSWTAESGVRRGGNLRTVPFRAVENSDDERVTQYKQKDQPSLVANSSRDIESELQRTRSAVQVMENGEPVTLVNQRKRPAPDLQKEFQKPPLSANGQFPGTRPLEEADARTIFVSNVHFAATKDSLSRHFNKFGEVVKVIIVTDATTGQPRGSAYVEFMRKESAENALSLDGTSFMSRILKVVRKNASQVEGASTATWPRAVRGSPFPTPRFTRVPFMRGVPGGFRARSLMKLGARSMQWKRDSQTTTAETGASPSGNSVPSSGARSLTYVRTESKPANK; encoded by the exons GAATACGTGATTGTCTTGTTGAGGAACGGCAGGCGCAAAGAAGAAGCACAGAATGAACTTAATGTATTTTTGGCAGATGATAGCCATTCTTTTGTATCTTG GCTGTGGGACCATCTGGCTTCAAGTATGGATTTATATGTGGAGCCGCCTACTAAATCTTCTGCCAATGAGGTGCCCAGACCAAAGTCTCCAGTAGCAGAACCAGACACAATAAATAACTCTCACAATCTGGAGTCTGATTCAGAAAGAGGGAAGTCTGAAAAATTATCTAGTAGACGGCGTAATAGGGAATGGAGAGGAATTGCTAATGATGAAACCCGTGTTGTTCCAAGATCTGAAGTTAGTCGTGTCAAGCATTCTTCTCCTGAACAAGTTCCTAGTCATAGGAAAAGGAGCCGAGCGGATGATCATCAAGGCACTGAG AGGGAGGCAGCCTTTCAGGTAAGCATTGCTGCTCCTCGGAGGCTGCTCCAGTTTGCAATGCGAGATGCTGTTGCCACCACTAGGCCCTCTAGTGCAGCTAAGGAGCCCCATTCAAAACGTCTTCGTTCAGTAGTTTCTACATCCAATAGTGACACAACTAATTGTCCTAGGAGGCTTCAATCGGTTGCAaaagttccaaatcctatgGCAACTGTGATTAAGGCTGTGACAGAGGCAGCTGAAGATGTGGTCAGAGTTAAATCCTCCAGTGTTTTTGACCGACTTGGTCGTCAATCTCGTGATATGGATTTAACAGAGTCCAGTGGTCAACTTGCAGAATATGGAGTAACTTCTGTTGAGAACGATAAATATGGGGATATGAATCATACGGAGGATCGACCATACTCAGCCACCTATCTCGAGAGAAACAATTATAGTGGAAAATATGCTCTCAATGAGGCCATGTTTGAACCTGAAACTGAATTAGCATCAGATTCTGCATCTGAAAATGAAGATGTTAATATTCAGGGTCACAGAATATTCGAAGATTCTTGGACTGCTGAATCAGGAGTAAGAAGGGGAGGCAATTTACGGACTGTGCCATTCCGGGCAGTTGAGAATTCTGATGATGAACGTGTGACACAATATAAACAGAAGGATCAACCTTCCTTGGTTGCAAATTCCTCACGTGACATT GAGAGTGAATTACAACGTACCAGATCTGCTGTGCAAGTTATGGAGAATGGCGAGCCAGTGACTCTTGTTAACCAACGGAAAAGACCTGCGCCAGACCTTCAAAAGGAGTTCCAGAAACCTCCTTTATCTGCTAATG GCCAATTTCCTGGCACTCGTCCTCTAGAGGAAGCTGATGCTCGAACCATTTTTGTTAGCAAT GTTCACTTTGCCGCTACAAAGGATAGCCTGTCTAGGCATTTCAACAAGTTTGGAGAAGTTGTAAAAGTTATCATAGTAACCGATGCAACCACCGGGCAACCCAGAGG GTCGGCTTATGTGGAGTTCATGAGAAAAGAATCTGCAGAGAATGCGTTGTCTCTTGATGGGACTTCGTTTATGTCTAGGATTCTGAAG GTCGTAAGGAAAAATGCTTCACAAGTAGAAGGTGCTTCAACTGCTACCTGGCCTCGTGCTGTGCGAGGCTCGCCATTTCCTACTCCTAGATTTACCAGAGTTCCATTCATGAGAGGCGTTCCGGGTGGATTTAGGGCTCGTTCCCTGATGAAACTTGGCGCCAGGAGCATGCAGTGGAAGCGGGATAGCCAGACCACAACTGCTGAAACTGGTGCTTCTCCCTCTGGTAATTCTGTACCCTCATCTGGTGCTCGTAGTCTCACCTATGTTCGAACAGAATCTAAGCCAGCGAACAAGTAG
- the LOC120090933 gene encoding uncharacterized protein LOC120090933 isoform X2 encodes MGSEDPVDDRTFKVDFTGEGMAKLRERIKLKMKEFMGDYTDDTLVEYVIVLLRNGRRKEEAQNELNVFLADDSHSFVSWLWDHLASSMDLYVEPPTKSSANEVPRPKSPVAEPDTINNSHNLESDSERGKSEKLSSRRRNREWRGIANDETRVVPRSEVSRVKHSSPEQVPSHRKRSRADDHQGTEREAAFQVSIAAPRRLLQFAMRDAVATTRPSSAAKEPHSKRLRSVVSTSNSDTTNCPRRLQSVAKVPNPMATVIKAVTEAAEDVVRVKSSSVFDRLGRQSRDMDLTESSGQLAEYGVTSVENDKYGDMNHTEDRPYSATYLERNNYSGKYALNEAMFEPETELASDSASENEDVNIQGHRIFEDSWTAESGVRRGGNLRTVPFRAVENSDDERVTQYKQKDQPSLVANSSRDIFLQESELQRTRSAVQVMENGEPVTLVNQRKRPAPDLQKEFQKPPLSANGQFPGTRPLEEADARTIFVSNVHFAATKDSLSRHFNKFGEVVKVIIVTDATTGQPRGSAYVEFMRKESAENALSLDGTSFMSRILKVVRKNASQVEGASTATWPRAVRGSPFPTPRFTRVPFMRGVPGGFRARSLMKLGARSMQWKRDSQTTTAETGASPSGNSVPSSGARSLTYVRTESKPANK; translated from the exons GAATACGTGATTGTCTTGTTGAGGAACGGCAGGCGCAAAGAAGAAGCACAGAATGAACTTAATGTATTTTTGGCAGATGATAGCCATTCTTTTGTATCTTG GCTGTGGGACCATCTGGCTTCAAGTATGGATTTATATGTGGAGCCGCCTACTAAATCTTCTGCCAATGAGGTGCCCAGACCAAAGTCTCCAGTAGCAGAACCAGACACAATAAATAACTCTCACAATCTGGAGTCTGATTCAGAAAGAGGGAAGTCTGAAAAATTATCTAGTAGACGGCGTAATAGGGAATGGAGAGGAATTGCTAATGATGAAACCCGTGTTGTTCCAAGATCTGAAGTTAGTCGTGTCAAGCATTCTTCTCCTGAACAAGTTCCTAGTCATAGGAAAAGGAGCCGAGCGGATGATCATCAAGGCACTGAG AGGGAGGCAGCCTTTCAGGTAAGCATTGCTGCTCCTCGGAGGCTGCTCCAGTTTGCAATGCGAGATGCTGTTGCCACCACTAGGCCCTCTAGTGCAGCTAAGGAGCCCCATTCAAAACGTCTTCGTTCAGTAGTTTCTACATCCAATAGTGACACAACTAATTGTCCTAGGAGGCTTCAATCGGTTGCAaaagttccaaatcctatgGCAACTGTGATTAAGGCTGTGACAGAGGCAGCTGAAGATGTGGTCAGAGTTAAATCCTCCAGTGTTTTTGACCGACTTGGTCGTCAATCTCGTGATATGGATTTAACAGAGTCCAGTGGTCAACTTGCAGAATATGGAGTAACTTCTGTTGAGAACGATAAATATGGGGATATGAATCATACGGAGGATCGACCATACTCAGCCACCTATCTCGAGAGAAACAATTATAGTGGAAAATATGCTCTCAATGAGGCCATGTTTGAACCTGAAACTGAATTAGCATCAGATTCTGCATCTGAAAATGAAGATGTTAATATTCAGGGTCACAGAATATTCGAAGATTCTTGGACTGCTGAATCAGGAGTAAGAAGGGGAGGCAATTTACGGACTGTGCCATTCCGGGCAGTTGAGAATTCTGATGATGAACGTGTGACACAATATAAACAGAAGGATCAACCTTCCTTGGTTGCAAATTCCTCACGTGACATT TTTTTGCAGGAGAGTGAATTACAACGTACCAGATCTGCTGTGCAAGTTATGGAGAATGGCGAGCCAGTGACTCTTGTTAACCAACGGAAAAGACCTGCGCCAGACCTTCAAAAGGAGTTCCAGAAACCTCCTTTATCTGCTAATG GCCAATTTCCTGGCACTCGTCCTCTAGAGGAAGCTGATGCTCGAACCATTTTTGTTAGCAAT GTTCACTTTGCCGCTACAAAGGATAGCCTGTCTAGGCATTTCAACAAGTTTGGAGAAGTTGTAAAAGTTATCATAGTAACCGATGCAACCACCGGGCAACCCAGAGG GTCGGCTTATGTGGAGTTCATGAGAAAAGAATCTGCAGAGAATGCGTTGTCTCTTGATGGGACTTCGTTTATGTCTAGGATTCTGAAG GTCGTAAGGAAAAATGCTTCACAAGTAGAAGGTGCTTCAACTGCTACCTGGCCTCGTGCTGTGCGAGGCTCGCCATTTCCTACTCCTAGATTTACCAGAGTTCCATTCATGAGAGGCGTTCCGGGTGGATTTAGGGCTCGTTCCCTGATGAAACTTGGCGCCAGGAGCATGCAGTGGAAGCGGGATAGCCAGACCACAACTGCTGAAACTGGTGCTTCTCCCTCTGGTAATTCTGTACCCTCATCTGGTGCTCGTAGTCTCACCTATGTTCGAACAGAATCTAAGCCAGCGAACAAGTAG
- the LOC120090933 gene encoding nucleolin 1 isoform X1, protein MGSEDPVDDRTFKVDFTGEGMAKLRERIKLKMKEFMGDYTDDTLVEYVIVLLRNGRRKEEAQNELNVFLADDSHSFVSWLWDHLASSMDLYVEPPTKSSANEVPRPKSPVAEPDTINNSHNLESDSERGKSEKLSSRRRNREWRGIANDETRVVPRSEVSRVKHSSPEQVPSHRKRSRADDHQGTEREAAFQVSIAAPRRLLQFAMRDAVATTRPSSAAKEPHSKRLRSVVSTSNSDTTNCPRRLQSVAKVPNPMATVIKAVTEAAEDVVRVKSSSVFDRLGRQSRDMDLTESSGQLAEYGVTSVENDKYGDMNHTEDRPYSATYLERNNYSGKYALNEAMFEPETELASDSASENEDVNIQGHRIFEDSWTAESGVRRGGNLRTVPFRAVENSDDERVTQYKQKDQPSLVANSSRDIVNISVNVNTWKPPHYQDPGQIPELAGQKFLQESELQRTRSAVQVMENGEPVTLVNQRKRPAPDLQKEFQKPPLSANGQFPGTRPLEEADARTIFVSNVHFAATKDSLSRHFNKFGEVVKVIIVTDATTGQPRGSAYVEFMRKESAENALSLDGTSFMSRILKVVRKNASQVEGASTATWPRAVRGSPFPTPRFTRVPFMRGVPGGFRARSLMKLGARSMQWKRDSQTTTAETGASPSGNSVPSSGARSLTYVRTESKPANK, encoded by the exons GAATACGTGATTGTCTTGTTGAGGAACGGCAGGCGCAAAGAAGAAGCACAGAATGAACTTAATGTATTTTTGGCAGATGATAGCCATTCTTTTGTATCTTG GCTGTGGGACCATCTGGCTTCAAGTATGGATTTATATGTGGAGCCGCCTACTAAATCTTCTGCCAATGAGGTGCCCAGACCAAAGTCTCCAGTAGCAGAACCAGACACAATAAATAACTCTCACAATCTGGAGTCTGATTCAGAAAGAGGGAAGTCTGAAAAATTATCTAGTAGACGGCGTAATAGGGAATGGAGAGGAATTGCTAATGATGAAACCCGTGTTGTTCCAAGATCTGAAGTTAGTCGTGTCAAGCATTCTTCTCCTGAACAAGTTCCTAGTCATAGGAAAAGGAGCCGAGCGGATGATCATCAAGGCACTGAG AGGGAGGCAGCCTTTCAGGTAAGCATTGCTGCTCCTCGGAGGCTGCTCCAGTTTGCAATGCGAGATGCTGTTGCCACCACTAGGCCCTCTAGTGCAGCTAAGGAGCCCCATTCAAAACGTCTTCGTTCAGTAGTTTCTACATCCAATAGTGACACAACTAATTGTCCTAGGAGGCTTCAATCGGTTGCAaaagttccaaatcctatgGCAACTGTGATTAAGGCTGTGACAGAGGCAGCTGAAGATGTGGTCAGAGTTAAATCCTCCAGTGTTTTTGACCGACTTGGTCGTCAATCTCGTGATATGGATTTAACAGAGTCCAGTGGTCAACTTGCAGAATATGGAGTAACTTCTGTTGAGAACGATAAATATGGGGATATGAATCATACGGAGGATCGACCATACTCAGCCACCTATCTCGAGAGAAACAATTATAGTGGAAAATATGCTCTCAATGAGGCCATGTTTGAACCTGAAACTGAATTAGCATCAGATTCTGCATCTGAAAATGAAGATGTTAATATTCAGGGTCACAGAATATTCGAAGATTCTTGGACTGCTGAATCAGGAGTAAGAAGGGGAGGCAATTTACGGACTGTGCCATTCCGGGCAGTTGAGAATTCTGATGATGAACGTGTGACACAATATAAACAGAAGGATCAACCTTCCTTGGTTGCAAATTCCTCACGTGACATTGTAAATATCTCTGTGAATGTTAATACTTGGAAACCACCTCACTATCAGGACCCAGGGCAGATTCCTGAACTTGCTGGTCAAAAGTTTTTGCAGGAGAGTGAATTACAACGTACCAGATCTGCTGTGCAAGTTATGGAGAATGGCGAGCCAGTGACTCTTGTTAACCAACGGAAAAGACCTGCGCCAGACCTTCAAAAGGAGTTCCAGAAACCTCCTTTATCTGCTAATG GCCAATTTCCTGGCACTCGTCCTCTAGAGGAAGCTGATGCTCGAACCATTTTTGTTAGCAAT GTTCACTTTGCCGCTACAAAGGATAGCCTGTCTAGGCATTTCAACAAGTTTGGAGAAGTTGTAAAAGTTATCATAGTAACCGATGCAACCACCGGGCAACCCAGAGG GTCGGCTTATGTGGAGTTCATGAGAAAAGAATCTGCAGAGAATGCGTTGTCTCTTGATGGGACTTCGTTTATGTCTAGGATTCTGAAG GTCGTAAGGAAAAATGCTTCACAAGTAGAAGGTGCTTCAACTGCTACCTGGCCTCGTGCTGTGCGAGGCTCGCCATTTCCTACTCCTAGATTTACCAGAGTTCCATTCATGAGAGGCGTTCCGGGTGGATTTAGGGCTCGTTCCCTGATGAAACTTGGCGCCAGGAGCATGCAGTGGAAGCGGGATAGCCAGACCACAACTGCTGAAACTGGTGCTTCTCCCTCTGGTAATTCTGTACCCTCATCTGGTGCTCGTAGTCTCACCTATGTTCGAACAGAATCTAAGCCAGCGAACAAGTAG